Proteins from a genomic interval of Marmoricola sp. OAE513:
- a CDS encoding response regulator transcription factor gives MGETAAVRVVVVDDQELFRRGLTMLLGVEADIEVVGEAGDGVTAVDLVVETMPDIVLLDVRMPKRSGLEACMQIKAQAPSARIIMLTVSDEEGDLYEAVKNGASGYLLKDSSIDEVAQAIRVVAEGQSLISPSMAAKLIDEFKEISRTDREVGTVPRLTERELEVLRLVATGLNNREVAKQLFISENTVKNHVRNILDKLQLHSRMEAVMYAVREKLLEIPQ, from the coding sequence ATGGGGGAGACGGCTGCGGTCCGGGTCGTCGTGGTCGACGACCAGGAGCTTTTCCGACGCGGCCTCACGATGCTGCTCGGCGTCGAGGCGGACATCGAGGTGGTGGGTGAGGCCGGCGACGGCGTGACCGCCGTGGACCTGGTCGTCGAGACGATGCCCGACATCGTGCTGCTCGACGTCCGGATGCCCAAGCGCAGCGGCCTCGAGGCGTGCATGCAGATCAAGGCGCAGGCCCCGTCCGCGCGGATCATCATGCTCACCGTCAGCGACGAGGAGGGCGACCTGTACGAGGCCGTCAAGAACGGCGCGTCCGGCTACCTGCTCAAGGACTCCTCGATCGACGAGGTCGCCCAGGCGATCCGGGTGGTGGCCGAAGGCCAGTCGCTGATCAGCCCGTCGATGGCAGCCAAGCTGATCGACGAGTTCAAGGAGATCTCCCGCACCGACCGCGAGGTCGGCACCGTGCCCCGGCTCACCGAGCGCGAGCTCGAGGTGCTCCGGCTGGTCGCGACCGGCCTGAACAACCGCGAGGTCGCCAAGCAGCTCTTCATCAGCGAGAACACGGTGAAGAACCACGTCCGCAACATCCTGGACAAGCTGCAGCTGCACTCCCGGATGGAGGCCGTCATGTACGCGGTGAGGGAGAAGCTCCTGGAGATCCCCCAGTAG
- a CDS encoding crosslink repair DNA glycosylase YcaQ family protein produces MQSLSLAQARRIALAAQGFLDPPHSTPTLATLNRTLRRTGVLQVDSVNVLQRAHYMPLFSRMGGYDTDLLRRASSGRAQRRLVEYWAHVQAFMPVELWPHMQHRMAQHRAQRGKWGSEGVTEELETSLVAEIVDRGASTARDLDEGLPRTKDQWGWNWSATRRTLDYLYAAGELAIAGRNSQFEVLYDLPERVLPDAVLVVPVPEPAEAHRELVRRAALSHGVGTEPDLRDYYRMKPTESQAAVASLVEDGELVPVALEGCRKPAYLHAAARVPRKVRTRALLSPFDPLVWERTRTELLFGFRYRIEIYVPEAQREFGYYVLPFLLDEAIVARVDLKADRKGRVLLVKAAYAEEQAPADTADELAAELRSLADWLGLDDVSVAARGDLSAALDAAVRSSGAALL; encoded by the coding sequence ATGCAGTCCCTCTCGTTGGCCCAGGCACGCCGGATCGCGCTGGCGGCCCAGGGGTTCCTGGACCCGCCGCACAGCACCCCGACCCTGGCGACGCTGAACCGGACGCTGCGCCGCACGGGGGTGCTCCAGGTCGACTCGGTCAACGTGCTGCAGCGGGCGCACTACATGCCGCTGTTCAGTCGGATGGGCGGCTACGACACCGACCTGCTGCGGCGCGCCTCCAGCGGCCGGGCCCAGCGCCGCCTGGTCGAGTACTGGGCGCACGTGCAGGCCTTCATGCCAGTCGAGCTCTGGCCGCACATGCAGCACCGGATGGCGCAGCACCGGGCCCAACGGGGGAAGTGGGGGAGCGAGGGCGTCACCGAGGAGCTCGAGACCTCGCTGGTCGCCGAGATCGTCGATCGCGGCGCCAGCACGGCGCGCGACCTGGACGAGGGCCTGCCCCGGACCAAGGATCAGTGGGGCTGGAACTGGTCGGCCACCCGTCGCACGCTCGACTACCTGTACGCCGCCGGCGAGCTGGCGATCGCCGGGCGCAACAGCCAGTTCGAGGTGCTCTACGACCTGCCCGAGCGGGTGCTGCCGGACGCGGTGCTCGTCGTACCGGTGCCCGAGCCCGCCGAGGCGCACCGCGAGCTGGTCCGCCGGGCGGCGCTCTCGCACGGCGTCGGCACCGAGCCCGACCTGCGCGACTACTACCGGATGAAACCGACCGAGTCCCAGGCTGCCGTGGCATCGCTGGTCGAGGACGGTGAGCTCGTCCCGGTGGCCCTGGAGGGCTGCCGGAAGCCGGCGTACCTGCATGCGGCAGCACGGGTCCCGCGCAAGGTCCGGACCCGGGCGCTGCTGAGCCCGTTCGACCCGCTCGTGTGGGAGCGGACCCGGACCGAGCTGCTCTTCGGATTCCGGTACCGGATCGAGATCTACGTGCCGGAGGCGCAGCGCGAGTTCGGCTACTACGTGCTGCCGTTCCTGCTCGACGAGGCGATCGTGGCGCGGGTCGACCTCAAGGCCGACCGCAAGGGGCGGGTGCTCTTGGTCAAGGCCGCGTACGCCGAGGAGCAGGCCCCGGCGGACACGGCCGACGAGCTGGCGGCCGAGCTGCGCTCGTTGGCCGACTGGTTGGGGCTCGATGACGTTTCGGTAGCGGCCCGTGGAGATCTCAGCGCGGCGCTCGACGCCGCCGTACGATCCTCGGGTGCTGCGCTTCTATGA
- a CDS encoding PLDc N-terminal domain-containing protein, whose protein sequence is MLRFYEGWFLVVLVLDIFCVIDIIQSREGEVRNLPKIAWLLLVLFFPLVGSIAWLAVGRPSRQPAGRSPYERSAPAYPEYDRPGRAAGVSAESDDEFLRKVRERAEEQRRRAAEQKKAAQEESEGGGDGSER, encoded by the coding sequence GTGCTGCGCTTCTATGAGGGCTGGTTCCTCGTCGTCCTGGTCCTCGACATCTTCTGCGTGATCGACATCATCCAGAGCCGCGAGGGCGAGGTCCGCAACCTGCCCAAGATCGCCTGGTTGCTGCTCGTCCTGTTCTTCCCGCTGGTCGGGTCGATCGCCTGGTTGGCCGTCGGCCGTCCGTCGCGCCAGCCGGCCGGCCGGTCTCCGTACGAGCGGTCCGCCCCGGCCTACCCGGAGTACGACCGACCGGGTCGTGCAGCCGGGGTCTCGGCCGAGTCCGACGACGAATTCCTCCGCAAGGTCCGGGAGCGGGCCGAGGAGCAGCGCCGCCGCGCCGCCGAGCAGAAGAAGGCCGCCCAGGAGGAGTCCGAGGGCGGCGGGGACGGCAGCGAGCGCTGA
- the secA gene encoding preprotein translocase subunit SecA, with protein MPAIIDKILRIGEGKILRQLETISKAINAIEDDFVAMSDDELRGMTAEFRKRLEDGETLDDLMPEAFATVREAAKRVLGQRHFDVQIMGGAALHLGNIAEMKTGEGKTLVSTLPSYLNALEGKGVHVVTVNDYLAKYHAEWMGRVHHFLGLTVGVILPEMSPAERREAYNCDITYATNNELGFDYLRDNMANALEDCVQRGHNFAVVDEVDSILIDEARTPLIISGPTQDEVKWYAEFSKISEKLTIDVDYEVDEKKRTISILEPGITKVEDYLGIENLYESANTPLISFLNNSIKAKELFKKDKEYVVIDGEVLIVDEHTGRILAGRRYNDGLHQAIEAKEGVTVREEYQTLATITLQNYFRLYTKLSGMTGTAMTEASEFDKIYKLGVVPIPPNKPMARIDQPDLVYRTEEAKFNAVADDLEERHRTGQPVLVGTTSVEKSELLSELLKKRGVAHTVLNAKQHENEAKVVAMAGHKGAVTVATNMAGRGTDIMLGGSVEFLADQELRKQGLDPVEHAEEYEAAWPAVLERITEQVKAEHDEVKELGGLYVLGTERHESRRIDNQLRGRSGRQGDPGESRFYLSLEDDLLRLFNAAFVERVLLALRVPDDVPIENKSVTRSIQSAQGQVEGQNFESRKNVLKYDDVMSRQREVIYGERREVLEGRDLTQQIRTMIDEAVATYVTAATDGFPEEWDLDGLWTALGTFYPISLRYEDLEAKVGGRDGLDRGELLEELQADAHAAYDRREAEVGEEVMRELERRVLLSVLDRKWREHLYEMDYLREGIGLRAYSQRDPLVEYQREGFDMFAAMKEGIREETIGFLFNLEVQVEEEEDYSDVEIPAGMEIEPGHEGHNHAPIFRPIGSGDEGRDEGQTHAPIIRAKGLEAPKAPTNLTYAGPSEDGEVEVKGKTVTNADDPYAGISRNAKCPCGSGKKYKQCHGSPNPGAFDTSSGG; from the coding sequence GTGCCTGCCATCATCGACAAGATCCTTCGCATCGGCGAGGGCAAGATCTTGCGCCAGCTGGAGACCATCTCCAAGGCGATCAACGCGATCGAGGACGACTTCGTCGCGATGAGCGACGACGAGCTGCGCGGCATGACCGCGGAGTTCCGCAAGCGCCTCGAGGACGGCGAGACCCTCGACGACCTGATGCCGGAGGCCTTCGCGACGGTCCGCGAGGCCGCCAAGCGGGTTCTGGGCCAGCGGCACTTCGACGTGCAGATCATGGGCGGCGCAGCGCTGCACCTCGGCAACATCGCCGAGATGAAGACCGGTGAGGGCAAGACCCTCGTCTCGACCCTGCCGTCGTACCTGAACGCGCTCGAGGGCAAGGGCGTCCACGTCGTCACCGTCAACGACTACCTGGCGAAGTACCACGCCGAGTGGATGGGCCGGGTGCACCACTTCCTCGGCCTCACCGTCGGCGTGATCCTGCCGGAGATGAGCCCGGCGGAGCGTCGCGAGGCCTACAACTGCGACATCACCTACGCCACCAACAACGAGCTGGGCTTCGACTACCTGCGCGACAACATGGCGAACGCCCTGGAGGACTGCGTCCAGCGCGGCCACAACTTCGCCGTCGTCGACGAGGTCGACTCGATCCTCATCGACGAGGCCCGGACGCCGCTGATCATCTCCGGTCCGACCCAGGACGAGGTGAAGTGGTACGCGGAGTTCTCCAAGATCTCCGAGAAGCTGACCATCGACGTCGACTACGAGGTCGACGAGAAGAAGCGCACCATCTCGATCCTCGAGCCGGGCATCACCAAGGTCGAGGACTACCTCGGCATCGAGAACCTCTACGAGTCCGCGAACACCCCGCTGATCTCGTTCCTGAACAACTCCATCAAGGCCAAGGAGCTGTTCAAGAAGGACAAGGAGTACGTCGTCATCGACGGCGAGGTCCTCATCGTCGACGAGCACACCGGTCGCATCCTCGCGGGCCGTCGCTACAACGACGGCCTGCACCAGGCGATCGAGGCCAAGGAGGGCGTGACCGTCCGCGAGGAGTACCAGACCCTCGCCACGATCACCCTGCAGAACTACTTCCGCCTCTACACCAAGCTCTCCGGTATGACCGGTACGGCCATGACCGAGGCCTCGGAGTTCGACAAGATCTACAAGCTCGGCGTCGTCCCGATCCCGCCGAACAAGCCGATGGCCCGGATCGACCAGCCCGACCTCGTCTACCGGACCGAGGAGGCCAAGTTCAACGCGGTCGCCGACGACCTCGAGGAGCGCCACCGCACCGGTCAGCCGGTCCTGGTCGGTACCACCTCGGTCGAGAAGTCCGAGCTGCTCTCCGAGCTGCTCAAGAAGCGTGGTGTCGCGCACACGGTGCTGAACGCCAAGCAGCACGAGAACGAGGCCAAGGTCGTCGCCATGGCCGGCCACAAGGGCGCCGTCACCGTCGCCACCAACATGGCGGGTCGCGGTACCGACATCATGCTGGGCGGTTCGGTGGAGTTCCTCGCCGACCAGGAGCTGCGCAAGCAGGGTCTGGACCCGGTCGAGCACGCCGAGGAGTACGAGGCCGCCTGGCCCGCCGTGCTCGAGCGGATCACCGAGCAGGTCAAGGCCGAGCACGACGAGGTCAAGGAGCTCGGCGGTCTGTACGTGCTGGGCACCGAGCGGCACGAGTCCCGCCGGATCGACAACCAGCTGCGTGGTCGTTCCGGCCGTCAGGGTGACCCGGGTGAGTCCCGGTTCTACCTGTCCCTGGAGGACGACCTGCTCCGGCTCTTCAACGCCGCCTTCGTGGAGCGTGTGCTCCTCGCACTGCGGGTCCCCGACGACGTGCCGATCGAGAACAAGTCGGTCACCCGCTCGATCCAGTCCGCCCAGGGCCAGGTCGAGGGGCAGAACTTCGAGTCCCGCAAGAACGTCCTCAAGTACGACGACGTGATGAGCCGTCAGCGCGAGGTCATCTACGGCGAGCGGCGCGAGGTGCTCGAGGGTCGGGACCTGACCCAGCAGATCCGCACCATGATCGACGAGGCGGTCGCCACCTACGTGACCGCCGCGACCGACGGGTTCCCGGAGGAGTGGGACCTCGACGGCCTCTGGACCGCGCTGGGCACCTTCTACCCGATCTCCCTGCGGTACGAGGACCTCGAGGCCAAGGTCGGCGGCCGCGACGGTCTCGACCGTGGCGAGCTGCTCGAAGAGCTGCAGGCCGACGCCCACGCCGCCTACGACCGGCGCGAGGCCGAGGTGGGCGAGGAGGTCATGCGCGAGCTCGAGCGCCGGGTGCTGCTCTCCGTGCTCGACCGCAAGTGGCGCGAGCACCTCTACGAGATGGACTACCTGCGCGAGGGCATCGGGCTGCGGGCCTACAGCCAGCGCGACCCGCTGGTGGAGTACCAGCGCGAGGGCTTCGACATGTTCGCCGCCATGAAGGAAGGCATCCGCGAGGAGACCATCGGCTTCCTGTTCAACCTCGAGGTGCAGGTCGAGGAGGAAGAGGACTACAGCGACGTCGAGATCCCCGCGGGGATGGAGATCGAGCCGGGTCACGAGGGCCACAACCACGCCCCGATCTTCCGCCCGATCGGTTCCGGGGACGAGGGCCGCGACGAGGGCCAGACGCACGCCCCGATCATCCGCGCCAAGGGGCTCGAGGCTCCCAAGGCCCCGACGAACCTGACGTACGCCGGTCCGAGCGAGGACGGTGAGGTCGAGGTGAAGGGCAAGACGGTCACGAACGCCGACGACCCGTACGCGGGGATCAGTCGGAACGCGAAGTGCCCGTGCGGGTCGGGGAAGAAGTACAAGCAGTGCCACGGGTCGCCGAACCCGGGGGCGTTCGACACCTCCTCCGGCGGCTGA
- a CDS encoding Rv3235 family protein: protein MNAPASQGLLSLDLGTGPDLPTRPNLRLVTGDDPDLAGFATRFAQAVVEVIGGDRGVYQLMRWTTDDVYEDLYRRTSALRRRSSDPRRPRLRAQVRSVHLSRPQPDVAEISIHVRHGQRSRAIAARIDCIEGRWRCSAIQFG from the coding sequence ATGAACGCACCGGCCAGCCAGGGCCTGCTCAGCCTCGACCTGGGCACCGGCCCCGACCTGCCCACCCGGCCCAACCTGCGGCTGGTGACCGGGGACGACCCCGACCTGGCGGGCTTCGCCACCCGGTTCGCCCAGGCCGTCGTCGAGGTGATCGGAGGGGACCGCGGCGTCTACCAGCTGATGCGCTGGACCACCGACGACGTGTACGAGGACCTCTACCGGCGTACCAGCGCCCTCCGGCGCCGCTCCTCCGACCCCCGTCGCCCCCGGTTGCGCGCCCAGGTCCGCAGCGTCCACCTGTCCCGCCCCCAGCCCGACGTCGCCGAGATCAGCATCCACGTCCGCCACGGACAGCGCTCCCGCGCCATCGCAGCCCGCATCGACTGCATCGAGGGCCGCTGGCGCTGCTCAGCGATCCAGTTCGGCTAG
- a CDS encoding wax ester/triacylglycerol synthase family O-acyltransferase, which produces MSERLRSADLALLTAETASTPMHNATLEIFDPGESGFGYDALIAHIEDRITFVPRYRQAIRNVPGRIANPVWVDDPDFDLGYHVRRSALPRPGTLDQLRELTARIMSRRLDPSRPLWEVYFVEGLEGGRVAVLSKSHQILVDGIGTVDLGQVLLDVDPGPRHLVPEDWRPAAEPSSTALVLDALAETAKDPLTALTTARGTVGAAGRAAGSVLNRVGSIAGALSNRRTAPDSPFNVDPNEQRRVVLVRTALKDYRRVRRVHGGTVNDVILATLTGAIRAWLMTRAESVGSGRRIKALVPMSVIDEDLEPTSLGSQVVGHRLDLPIGEASPVIRLHQVSYAFKAHSETGRALAADRIAGVAGFAPTTFHALGSRVAVDESAGVNLVVTNVPGPQFPMFMAGAEMIETYPVPPLQKGFSLAIGVTSYDGGVYYGITADRDILPDVDVLGQCVKEALDELVDSASDTRPRAPRGRKKTT; this is translated from the coding sequence ATGAGCGAGCGACTGCGGAGCGCGGACCTGGCACTGCTGACCGCGGAGACCGCCAGTACGCCGATGCACAACGCGACCCTGGAGATCTTCGACCCGGGCGAGTCCGGCTTCGGCTACGACGCCCTGATCGCGCACATCGAGGACCGGATCACCTTCGTCCCGCGCTACCGCCAGGCCATCCGGAACGTCCCCGGCAGGATCGCGAACCCGGTCTGGGTCGACGACCCGGACTTCGACCTCGGCTACCACGTGCGTCGTTCCGCGCTGCCCCGTCCCGGCACCCTGGACCAGCTCCGCGAGCTCACCGCGCGGATCATGTCGCGCCGCCTGGACCCCTCCCGCCCGCTGTGGGAGGTGTACTTCGTCGAGGGGCTCGAGGGGGGACGCGTCGCCGTGCTCTCCAAGTCCCACCAGATCCTGGTCGACGGGATCGGCACGGTCGACCTGGGCCAGGTGCTGCTCGACGTCGACCCCGGCCCGCGGCACCTGGTCCCCGAGGACTGGCGTCCGGCGGCCGAGCCGTCCTCGACCGCGCTGGTCCTGGACGCCCTCGCCGAGACCGCCAAGGACCCGCTCACGGCGCTCACCACCGCCCGCGGCACGGTCGGTGCGGCCGGCAGGGCGGCCGGGTCGGTGCTGAACCGGGTGGGGTCCATCGCCGGCGCACTGTCGAACCGCCGTACGGCGCCCGACAGCCCGTTCAACGTCGACCCGAACGAGCAGCGCCGGGTGGTACTCGTGCGGACCGCTCTCAAGGACTACCGCCGGGTTCGTCGGGTCCACGGCGGCACCGTCAACGACGTCATCCTGGCCACCCTTACCGGCGCGATCCGGGCCTGGTTGATGACCCGGGCCGAGTCCGTCGGCAGCGGCCGGCGGATCAAGGCGTTGGTACCGATGAGCGTCATCGACGAGGACCTGGAGCCGACCTCGCTCGGCTCCCAGGTCGTCGGGCACCGCCTGGACCTGCCCATCGGGGAGGCGTCCCCGGTGATCCGGCTGCACCAGGTGTCCTACGCGTTCAAGGCCCACAGCGAGACGGGTCGAGCGCTGGCCGCGGACCGGATCGCGGGGGTCGCGGGCTTCGCGCCGACCACCTTCCACGCGCTCGGGTCCCGGGTGGCTGTCGACGAGTCCGCCGGGGTCAACCTGGTCGTCACCAACGTGCCCGGTCCGCAGTTCCCGATGTTCATGGCCGGCGCGGAGATGATCGAGACCTACCCGGTCCCGCCGCTGCAGAAGGGCTTCTCGCTGGCCATCGGCGTCACCTCCTACGACGGGGGCGTCTACTACGGCATCACCGCGGACCGCGACATCCTGCCCGACGTCGACGTGCTCGGTCAGTGCGTGAAGGAAGCCCTCGACGAGCTGGTCGACAGCGCCAGCGACACCCGTCCGCGGGCGCCGCGGGGGAGGAAGAAGACGACATGA
- the pruA gene encoding L-glutamate gamma-semialdehyde dehydrogenase, protein MDAITHPPAPTNEPTLHYAPGSPERAALTAELTRQSTRTINLPATIGGRRRMGGGAEFSVVQPHDHASVLGVSRHASTQDAEAAVRAAAKAAPGWRALSYDDRAAIFLKAADLLAGPWRARLNAATMLGQSKTAWQAEIDAACELIDFWRFNVEFGRQVLAEQPLANSPGIWNRTDHRPLEGFVYAITPFNFTAIAGNLPTAPALMGNTVIWKPSPTQQLAAHLTMQLLEEAGLPPGVINMLPGDGLDVSKVLLHHPDLAGIHFTGSTPTFQRLWATVGENLPGYRSYPRIVGETGGKDFVLAHPSADLDVLRVALVRGAFEYQGQKCSAASRAYVPRSLWKKLRDPLVAEVEGLAMGDVRDFSNFLGAVIDDRAFAKHKAAITRAKRSSKLDVVAGGQYDDKVGWFVRPTVVTSTDPTDAMFSTEYFGPILAVHVYEDARFERVTDQLESFAPYALTGAVIAQDRAAIAWASERLRFAAGNFYVNDKPTGAVVGQQPFGGGRASGTNDKAGSAANLLRWTSPRSIKETFVPPTSVGYPHQAPEQDPEQAPEQG, encoded by the coding sequence ATGGATGCCATCACCCACCCGCCGGCTCCCACCAACGAGCCGACCCTGCACTACGCGCCGGGCAGCCCCGAACGGGCCGCCCTGACCGCAGAGCTGACCCGCCAGTCCACCCGCACGATCAACCTGCCGGCCACCATCGGCGGGCGCCGCCGGATGGGCGGCGGTGCCGAGTTCTCCGTCGTCCAGCCGCACGACCACGCGTCCGTGCTCGGGGTCTCCCGGCACGCGAGCACCCAGGACGCCGAGGCTGCGGTCCGGGCCGCCGCGAAGGCGGCTCCCGGCTGGCGCGCGCTGTCCTACGACGACCGGGCCGCGATCTTCCTCAAGGCCGCCGACCTGCTCGCCGGACCGTGGCGCGCCCGGTTGAACGCCGCCACCATGCTCGGCCAGTCGAAGACCGCCTGGCAGGCCGAGATCGATGCCGCCTGCGAGCTCATCGACTTCTGGCGGTTCAACGTCGAGTTCGGCCGGCAGGTCCTGGCCGAGCAGCCCCTCGCGAACAGCCCGGGGATCTGGAACCGCACCGACCACCGCCCGCTCGAGGGCTTCGTCTACGCGATCACCCCGTTCAACTTCACCGCGATCGCCGGCAACCTGCCGACCGCGCCGGCGCTCATGGGCAACACGGTGATCTGGAAGCCGTCGCCGACCCAGCAGCTGGCCGCACACCTGACCATGCAGCTGCTCGAGGAGGCGGGGTTGCCCCCGGGGGTGATCAACATGCTCCCCGGTGACGGGCTGGACGTCTCGAAGGTGCTGCTGCACCACCCGGACCTCGCCGGGATCCACTTCACCGGTTCCACCCCCACGTTCCAGCGCCTGTGGGCCACCGTCGGGGAGAACCTGCCCGGTTACCGGTCCTACCCGCGGATCGTGGGGGAGACCGGCGGCAAGGACTTCGTGCTCGCGCACCCCTCGGCCGATCTCGACGTGCTCCGGGTCGCGCTGGTGCGCGGCGCCTTCGAGTACCAGGGACAGAAGTGCTCGGCCGCGTCGCGCGCCTACGTGCCGCGGTCGCTGTGGAAGAAGCTGCGCGACCCGCTGGTGGCCGAGGTCGAGGGCCTGGCGATGGGCGACGTCCGGGACTTCTCGAACTTCCTCGGCGCCGTCATCGACGACCGCGCTTTCGCCAAGCACAAGGCGGCGATCACCCGGGCCAAGCGGTCCTCGAAGCTCGACGTCGTTGCCGGCGGCCAGTACGACGACAAGGTCGGCTGGTTCGTCCGGCCCACCGTGGTCACCTCGACCGACCCGACCGACGCGATGTTCTCGACCGAGTACTTCGGGCCCATCCTGGCGGTGCACGTCTACGAGGACGCCCGCTTCGAGAGGGTCACCGACCAGCTCGAGTCGTTCGCGCCGTACGCGCTCACCGGCGCGGTGATCGCGCAGGACCGGGCGGCGATCGCGTGGGCGAGCGAGCGGCTCCGGTTCGCGGCAGGCAACTTCTACGTCAACGACAAGCCGACCGGCGCGGTGGTCGGCCAGCAGCCGTTCGGCGGCGGCCGGGCCTCGGGCACCAACGACAAGGCGGGCTCGGCGGCGAACCTGCTGCGCTGGACCTCGCCACGGTCGATCAAGGAGACGTTCGTGCCGCCGACCTCGGTGGGCTACCCGCACCAGGCCCCAGAGCAGGACCCAGAGCAGGCCCCAGAACAGGGCTGA
- a CDS encoding DUF2505 family protein: MSKRVRHELRYDGATSEAVYAMLSDPAFRDAVCEFQRFPRREVTITPTAVGMDVTVDQHRPATEVPSFARKFVGEEINIVQSESWTSPTLASLHVTIPGKPGDMKGTVTLTEVDGGVTEVVEVEVKASIPLVGGKIEGLIGDMLGKALRAENKVGRDWLAR; the protein is encoded by the coding sequence ATGAGCAAGCGGGTCCGCCACGAACTCCGGTACGACGGCGCCACCTCCGAGGCCGTCTACGCGATGCTGTCCGATCCTGCGTTCCGCGACGCGGTGTGCGAGTTCCAGCGCTTCCCCCGTCGCGAGGTGACGATCACCCCGACCGCCGTGGGCATGGACGTCACGGTCGACCAGCACCGTCCGGCGACCGAGGTGCCGTCCTTCGCCCGCAAGTTCGTCGGCGAGGAGATCAACATCGTCCAGTCGGAGTCGTGGACGTCCCCGACGCTGGCCAGCCTGCACGTGACCATCCCGGGCAAACCCGGGGACATGAAGGGCACGGTCACGCTCACCGAGGTCGACGGAGGCGTCACCGAGGTCGTCGAGGTCGAGGTCAAGGCCTCGATCCCGCTGGTCGGCGGCAAGATCGAGGGCCTCATCGGCGACATGCTCGGCAAGGCCCTGCGCGCCGAGAACAAGGTCGGACGGGACTGGCTCGCCCGCTAG
- a CDS encoding DUF2505 family protein, translated as MKLRHELAYDAAPAAVLAMLTDPAYWDKVAVATGAISSVATVEADGAATRIRIDQEQAVAGVPSFAKKFVGDSTQAITTTVWSGASASHTVDTPGKPTSINGTATVTEKGSGSVLTYDLDVKASVPLIGGKLEKLVLELYKEGLAKEQAAGAAWLAGER; from the coding sequence ATGAAGCTTCGCCACGAACTCGCCTACGACGCCGCGCCCGCCGCCGTGCTCGCCATGCTCACCGACCCCGCGTACTGGGACAAGGTGGCCGTCGCCACCGGTGCCATCTCCAGCGTGGCCACCGTCGAGGCCGACGGTGCTGCCACCCGGATCCGGATCGACCAGGAGCAGGCTGTTGCCGGCGTGCCGTCGTTCGCGAAGAAGTTCGTGGGCGACTCCACCCAGGCGATCACCACCACGGTGTGGAGCGGTGCGAGCGCGTCGCACACCGTGGACACCCCCGGGAAGCCGACCAGCATCAACGGCACGGCGACCGTGACCGAGAAGGGTTCCGGCAGCGTGCTGACCTACGACCTGGACGTGAAGGCCAGCGTCCCGCTGATCGGCGGCAAGCTGGAGAAGCTGGTCCTGGAGCTCTACAAGGAGGGCCTGGCCAAGGAGCAGGCTGCCGGCGCCGCGTGGCTGGCGGGCGAGCGATGA
- a CDS encoding tryptophan 2,3-dioxygenase family protein encodes MNTPENFVSFGEDGALLTYGSYLRLPQLLDSQHLESDPPAHDELLFITIHQVYELWFKQLLHEAETVRDALIGTAAASGGRDLWFARHLLTRMHVIERVLVQQVDVLETMTPQDFLEFRQRLAPASGFQSVQFRELEFLSGAKDGGYVDRFKGLTPEENDRLARRLAEPSLWDGLVHVLGEAGLDTSSDEAITASLRRVAHDRSSYADIWGLAEALLQHDELAAAWRARHVVMVERMIGAKSGTGGSSGAGYLRSRLPMKYYPLLWELRSAL; translated from the coding sequence GTGAACACCCCCGAGAACTTCGTCAGCTTCGGCGAGGACGGCGCGCTGCTGACCTACGGCTCCTACCTGCGACTCCCGCAGCTGCTGGACTCCCAGCACCTCGAGTCGGACCCGCCCGCGCACGACGAGCTGCTGTTCATCACGATCCACCAGGTCTACGAGCTCTGGTTCAAGCAGCTGCTGCACGAGGCGGAGACCGTCCGGGACGCGCTGATCGGCACGGCGGCGGCCAGCGGCGGGCGCGACCTCTGGTTCGCGCGGCACCTGCTGACCCGGATGCACGTCATCGAGCGCGTGCTGGTGCAGCAGGTCGACGTGCTGGAGACGATGACGCCGCAGGACTTCCTGGAGTTCCGGCAGCGCCTCGCCCCGGCCAGCGGTTTCCAGTCGGTGCAGTTCCGCGAGCTGGAGTTCCTCTCCGGCGCCAAGGACGGCGGGTACGTCGACCGGTTCAAGGGGCTCACCCCCGAGGAGAACGACCGGCTGGCCCGCCGGCTGGCCGAGCCGTCGCTGTGGGACGGCCTCGTGCACGTCCTCGGCGAGGCGGGCCTGGACACCTCCTCGGACGAGGCGATCACGGCCTCCCTGCGCCGGGTCGCCCACGACCGGTCGTCGTACGCCGACATCTGGGGCCTGGCCGAGGCGCTGCTCCAGCACGACGAGCTCGCGGCCGCCTGGCGCGCCCGGCACGTGGTGATGGTCGAGCGGATGATCGGCGCCAAGTCCGGGACGGGCGGCTCCTCGGGTGCCGGCTACCTGCGCAGCCGCCTGCCGATGAAGTACTACCCCCTGCTGTGGGAGCTGCGCTCGGCCCTCTGA